In one window of Pseudomonadota bacterium DNA:
- a CDS encoding alginate export family protein: MTRTVRSRHYTAAVVGLLGTGMAGPLYAGDNLIEALKGGKVDLYLRYRFEFVEDGQPRITGTPPMLTTIPLQDAHASTLRTALGYSSGLFYDFGAYVQIEDVRVIGDDAYNNGGENGVLDHATVVDPEGTEVNQANLRYAGLPYTTLKLGRQEIEHRQAPLHRYIGNILWRQNWQSFDGFRALNEYLPATVIDYAYVWNTNRIFGEDNEIPDRSDFRMDSHFINVQYSGFPYGKFEPYTYLLDFESTTSEGFSTATFGLRFQGAYELISYPISILYTGELAHQMDYAENPADIDVNYYLGELGATHTFIDSPIESVTVKGSYEVLEGDGGELVSGCCGGRVARAFQTPLGTNHAFQGWADRFLITPADGIEDLFVTLQIKVWGANFMAMWHDFSANDADYDYGTEWDLLLERPIANNFLVGIKYAYYDASGDALNKARNSIAGQAFDLEKAWAYVQFKF; encoded by the coding sequence ATGACTCGCACCGTTCGATCACGACATTATACCGCCGCGGTAGTGGGCCTTTTGGGCACGGGCATGGCCGGGCCGCTCTACGCCGGCGACAACCTTATCGAGGCACTGAAGGGAGGGAAGGTAGACCTGTACCTGCGCTACCGCTTTGAATTCGTCGAGGACGGTCAACCGCGCATTACCGGGACGCCCCCGATGCTCACGACCATTCCGCTGCAAGACGCCCACGCCTCGACGCTACGCACGGCGCTTGGCTACAGCAGCGGGCTGTTCTATGACTTCGGGGCCTATGTGCAGATCGAGGACGTGCGGGTGATCGGCGATGACGCCTATAACAACGGAGGCGAGAACGGCGTCCTCGATCACGCCACGGTGGTCGATCCCGAGGGCACGGAGGTCAATCAGGCCAATCTACGCTATGCAGGTCTTCCTTACACTACACTGAAGCTCGGGCGTCAGGAGATCGAACATCGCCAAGCGCCACTGCATCGCTACATCGGCAATATCCTGTGGCGGCAAAATTGGCAGAGCTTCGATGGATTCCGGGCGCTAAACGAATATCTGCCGGCAACGGTTATCGACTATGCCTACGTGTGGAACACCAATCGCATCTTCGGGGAGGACAACGAGATCCCCGACCGCAGTGACTTTCGCATGGACAGTCACTTCATCAACGTTCAGTACAGCGGGTTCCCGTACGGGAAATTCGAACCGTATACCTATTTGCTGGACTTCGAAAGCACAACGTCGGAGGGATTTTCGACAGCTACCTTCGGCCTGCGTTTTCAAGGGGCGTATGAGCTCATCAGCTACCCCATTTCCATCCTCTACACCGGCGAGCTCGCCCATCAAATGGACTATGCCGAAAACCCAGCCGATATCGATGTCAACTATTACCTGGGCGAGCTCGGCGCCACCCATACGTTCATCGATAGTCCTATCGAGTCGGTTACCGTGAAAGGGAGCTACGAGGTGTTGGAAGGTGATGGCGGCGAACTGGTGAGCGGTTGTTGCGGCGGACGCGTCGCCCGAGCCTTCCAGACTCCGCTCGGCACCAACCACGCGTTCCAGGGTTGGGCCGACCGCTTCCTGATCACCCCGGCAGACGGCATCGAGGACCTGTTTGTCACCTTGCAGATCAAAGTCTGGGGCGCGAATTTCATGGCCATGTGGCACGACTTTTCGGCGAATGACGCCGATTACGATTACGGTACCGAATGGGACCTCTTGCTGGAGAGGCCCATCGCCAACAATTTTTTGGTCGGGATCAAATACGCCTATTACGACGCCTCGGGCGATGCGCTCAATAAGGCGCGTAACAGCATCGCGGGACAGGCCTTCGATCTCGAAAAGGCCTGGGCCTATGTTCAGTTTAAGTTTTAG